In Streptomyces sp. NBC_01439, the following are encoded in one genomic region:
- a CDS encoding isoprenylcysteine carboxyl methyltransferase family protein — MIPYLLLIGLVAAERLAELITTRRHTAWSLARGGREYGRGHYPAMVALHTALLVGCVVEPWLAGRPFVPLLGWSALAVAVAAQGLRWWCIATLGKRWNTRVLVVPGLPLVEAGPYRLLRHPNYVAVVAEGVALPLVHSAWMTALGFTVLNLVLLRVRIGCEDAALTDGGRLRAPASVHSAGAAS; from the coding sequence CTGATCCCGTACCTGCTGCTGATCGGGCTCGTCGCGGCCGAACGGCTCGCCGAGCTGATCACGACCCGCCGCCACACCGCGTGGAGCCTGGCCCGCGGCGGCCGCGAATACGGTCGCGGCCACTACCCGGCCATGGTCGCCCTGCACACCGCGCTACTCGTGGGCTGCGTGGTGGAACCCTGGCTGGCCGGGCGGCCGTTCGTCCCGCTGCTGGGCTGGTCGGCCCTCGCCGTCGCCGTGGCCGCCCAGGGCCTTCGCTGGTGGTGCATCGCCACCCTCGGCAAGCGCTGGAACACCCGGGTGCTGGTCGTTCCCGGGCTGCCGCTGGTGGAGGCGGGACCGTACCGGCTGCTGCGCCACCCCAACTACGTGGCCGTGGTCGCGGAAGGCGTCGCGCTGCCGCTGGTGCACTCCGCCTGGATGACGGCGCTCGGCTTCACCGTGCTCAATCTCGTGCTGCTGCGCGTACGGATCGGCTGCGAGGACGCCGCCCTGACCGACGGCGGCCGGCTCCGGGCGCCCGCCTCCGTCCACTCGGCCGGCGCCGCCTCGTGA
- a CDS encoding type III polyketide synthase — MTRVLAVRSVFPPHHHPQSEITEALARFLPPGSDTALLRRVHGSVRVEGRHLALPLERYGPGNDFGATNALFIETALELGTRALELALSDAGLAARKVDLVMSTTVTGLATPSLEARLATRAGLRPDVRRVPLFGLGCAAGAAGVGHVHDHLTGRTGHAAVLLSTELCSLTLQSTDASMANLVAGGLFGDGAGALVAVGRDHPLYATGAGPEVVAARSRLYPGTEHLLGWDIGHWGMRMVLGRELPDLVRLHVAEEVESFLAAHDLKTADVDAWICHPGGPKILDTLSDALALPESAFAASRRSLAAVGNLSSASVLHILDGVQSAGPPPPGSVGLMLAFGPGFASELVLLRW; from the coding sequence ATGACACGTGTTCTGGCAGTGCGCAGCGTGTTCCCGCCCCATCACCATCCACAGTCCGAGATCACGGAGGCGCTCGCCCGCTTCCTGCCGCCGGGTTCCGACACCGCCCTGCTGCGCCGCGTCCACGGCTCGGTGCGCGTGGAGGGCCGACATCTCGCGCTGCCCCTGGAGCGGTACGGTCCGGGGAACGACTTCGGCGCGACGAACGCCCTCTTCATCGAGACGGCCCTGGAGCTCGGCACCCGGGCCCTCGAACTCGCCCTCTCCGACGCCGGTCTGGCGGCCCGGAAGGTCGATCTGGTCATGTCGACCACGGTGACCGGGCTCGCGACGCCCTCGCTGGAGGCCCGACTCGCCACCCGTGCGGGCCTGCGTCCCGACGTGCGGCGGGTGCCGCTCTTCGGCCTCGGCTGCGCGGCCGGCGCCGCCGGAGTGGGCCATGTCCACGACCATCTGACGGGGCGTACCGGCCACGCCGCCGTCCTGCTGTCCACCGAGCTCTGCTCGCTCACCCTGCAGTCCACCGACGCCTCGATGGCGAACCTGGTGGCCGGCGGACTGTTCGGCGACGGCGCGGGCGCCCTGGTGGCGGTGGGCCGCGACCACCCCCTGTACGCCACCGGCGCCGGACCCGAGGTGGTGGCCGCCCGCAGCCGCCTGTACCCGGGCACCGAGCACCTCCTCGGCTGGGACATCGGCCACTGGGGGATGCGCATGGTGCTGGGCCGCGAACTCCCGGACCTCGTCCGGCTCCACGTGGCCGAGGAGGTCGAGTCCTTCCTCGCCGCGCACGACCTCAAGACCGCGGACGTCGACGCGTGGATCTGCCATCCCGGCGGCCCGAAGATCCTCGACACGCTCTCGGACGCCCTCGCGCTGCCGGAGTCGGCCTTCGCCGCGAGCCGGCGCTCGCTCGCGGCCGTGGGCAACCTCTCCTCCGCCTCGGTCCTGCACATCCTGGACGGCGTCCAGAGCGCAGGACCGCCCCCGCCCGGATCGGTCGGGCTGATGCTCGCCTTCGGTCCGGGCTTCGCCTCCGAACTCGTCCTCCTGCGCTGGTGA
- a CDS encoding UbiA family prenyltransferase: MPARTTQTRENTEVTRSAAPGPGPGPVRGLAAACHPLPAAAVTLFAAALTAAAGHGPARAAATVGAVAAGQLSVGWCNDRADLRRDLATGRRDKPLVAGTVPAAAVTRAAAVALLLCVPLSLACGLPAGAAHLVGVAAAWAYNLRLKSTAASFVPYALAFGLLPAFVTLGLPGAPWPPPWLTVAAALLGAGAHFANVLPDIEDDLATGVAGLPQRLGLRVSAALAGLLVLGSTTALVVGPPGRVTAYGWTLLAATATALLLAARRPAGRLPFLATMAVAGADVILLVVELRP, encoded by the coding sequence GTGCCCGCGCGAACCACGCAGACCCGCGAGAACACCGAAGTCACCAGGAGCGCAGCGCCCGGCCCGGGCCCCGGCCCCGTACGCGGCCTGGCCGCCGCCTGCCACCCGCTGCCCGCGGCCGCCGTGACCCTCTTCGCCGCCGCCCTGACGGCCGCCGCGGGGCACGGCCCGGCGCGGGCGGCCGCCACCGTGGGCGCGGTGGCCGCCGGACAGCTCTCGGTGGGCTGGTGCAACGACCGGGCCGACCTGCGGCGCGACCTGGCCACGGGCCGACGGGACAAACCGCTCGTCGCCGGTACGGTGCCGGCCGCGGCCGTGACCCGGGCCGCGGCCGTGGCGCTACTGCTCTGCGTCCCGCTGTCCCTGGCCTGCGGGCTGCCCGCCGGCGCCGCGCACCTCGTCGGCGTAGCGGCCGCCTGGGCCTACAACCTCCGGCTCAAGAGCACGGCCGCCTCCTTCGTCCCGTACGCCCTGGCCTTCGGCCTGCTGCCCGCCTTCGTCACCCTGGGCCTGCCCGGCGCCCCCTGGCCGCCGCCCTGGCTCACGGTCGCCGCGGCCCTCCTCGGCGCGGGCGCGCACTTCGCCAACGTGCTGCCGGACATCGAGGACGACCTGGCCACCGGAGTGGCGGGGCTGCCGCAGCGGTTGGGCCTACGGGTCTCGGCCGCGCTCGCCGGGCTGCTCGTCCTCGGCTCGACCACCGCCCTGGTCGTCGGACCACCGGGGCGGGTGACGGCGTACGGCTGGACGCTGCTCGCCGCGACCGCGACGGCGCTGCTCCTCGCGGCCCGCCGGCCCGCCGGAAGGCTCCCGTTCCTCGCCACGATGGCGGTGGCCGGAGCCGACGTGATCCTGCTGGTCGTCGAACTCCGCCCGTGA
- a CDS encoding ABC transporter permease, producing the protein MRPGRAQGRPGGLGRVVRAGLGRRRLQTAVMALTTLIAVAAALQALGLLVSSRGPFDRAFEGQHGAHLTVRFAGSEVGGRPPRLADSARAARVADAAGPYPLASVRLWPVRETPPGYTPPPSTLVGRAAPDGPVDRVALVDGRWATAPGEIVLERATLPPGIRPGARVRAEQIELTVVGIASSAGRSADAWVVPEQVAGLTAAGPDVQMLYRLTAAGTAEDVRAGQEAITAAVPGAALTGARSYLDVRQVAQQNTAAFIPFLTVFALLGLAMSVLVIGTVVSGTVVAGTRRIGILKSLGFTPLQVGRAYLAQALLPASAGALLGALLGNALAVPVMAQVAQAYGTAAVLVPVWVDVLVPAAALAVVAATAFVPALRAARMPAALVIGRAAGGTGARRGLRARRALGRLPLPRSVILGLAGPLARPARSAATASAVAFGALAVTLAVGLGSTLVAVQTGGDPDRSGTVTVRTVLPPEDGPGAPAAVRPADPDAVARVLEGHAGTRSFRRTARTEVDVAGLTGGAPLVAYEGEDTGAGTTMTSGRWFAAPGEAVVAGRFLRASGLRVGDGLVVSEQGRSARLTIVGEVFDLGDDGMTLRTAGQSVAALESPYLPAVFGVELTAGTDRDRYLAELNGILEPLGARASATEGPSSSVLSAMRGLIAVLTLMLVAVAGLGVLNTVVLDTRDRVRDQGILKALGMTPRQTVVQVLTGVAVIGLAAGAVGAPLGAALHRAVMPAMGRAAGFAIPQAFIDVHGGALPVLMALAGVPIAVAGALAPAFWAARTRTARALRAE; encoded by the coding sequence GTGAGGCCGGGCCGTGCCCAGGGGCGGCCCGGCGGACTCGGGCGGGTGGTCCGGGCCGGCCTCGGCCGACGCCGCCTGCAGACCGCCGTGATGGCCCTGACCACGCTGATCGCGGTGGCGGCCGCGCTCCAGGCGCTCGGATTGCTCGTCAGCTCCCGCGGGCCCTTCGACCGGGCCTTCGAAGGCCAGCACGGAGCGCACCTCACGGTCCGGTTCGCCGGGTCCGAGGTCGGCGGGAGGCCGCCACGACTCGCGGACAGCGCCCGCGCGGCGCGAGTGGCCGACGCGGCGGGTCCGTACCCCCTCGCGTCGGTCCGCCTGTGGCCCGTACGGGAGACCCCGCCCGGCTACACCCCGCCGCCCTCGACCCTGGTGGGGCGCGCCGCCCCCGACGGCCCGGTCGACCGGGTCGCCCTGGTCGACGGCCGGTGGGCCACCGCCCCCGGTGAGATCGTGCTGGAGCGGGCGACGCTGCCCCCGGGGATCAGGCCGGGCGCACGCGTACGGGCCGAGCAGATCGAGCTCACCGTCGTCGGGATCGCCTCGTCGGCGGGGCGCAGCGCCGATGCCTGGGTGGTGCCGGAGCAGGTGGCCGGGCTGACGGCGGCCGGACCCGATGTCCAGATGCTCTACCGGCTCACCGCGGCCGGCACCGCCGAGGACGTACGCGCCGGGCAGGAGGCGATCACCGCGGCCGTACCGGGCGCCGCCCTCACCGGAGCCCGGTCGTACCTCGACGTGCGCCAGGTCGCCCAGCAGAACACCGCCGCGTTCATTCCCTTCCTGACGGTCTTCGCCCTCCTCGGCCTGGCCATGTCCGTCCTGGTGATCGGCACCGTGGTGAGCGGGACCGTCGTCGCCGGGACCCGCCGGATCGGGATCCTCAAGTCCCTCGGGTTCACTCCGCTGCAGGTGGGCCGCGCCTACCTGGCGCAGGCCCTGCTGCCCGCATCGGCCGGGGCGCTGCTCGGCGCCCTCCTCGGCAACGCGCTCGCCGTACCGGTGATGGCGCAGGTCGCGCAGGCGTACGGAACGGCAGCGGTGTTGGTCCCCGTGTGGGTGGACGTGCTGGTGCCCGCCGCGGCACTGGCGGTGGTCGCGGCGACCGCGTTCGTACCGGCGCTGCGCGCGGCACGGATGCCCGCCGCCCTGGTGATCGGCCGCGCTGCGGGGGGCACCGGAGCCCGGCGGGGCCTGCGGGCGCGGCGCGCCCTCGGACGGCTGCCGCTGCCGCGTTCGGTCATCCTCGGGCTCGCGGGGCCGCTCGCCCGGCCGGCCCGTTCGGCGGCGACGGCCTCGGCGGTGGCGTTCGGGGCCCTCGCGGTGACGCTCGCCGTCGGTCTGGGGAGCACCCTGGTGGCCGTGCAGACCGGCGGTGACCCGGACCGTTCCGGCACCGTCACGGTGCGCACCGTACTCCCGCCGGAGGATGGTCCCGGCGCCCCGGCAGCCGTGCGCCCGGCCGATCCGGACGCTGTCGCACGGGTCCTGGAGGGGCATGCCGGCACCCGGTCCTTCCGGCGGACCGCCCGTACCGAGGTGGACGTGGCGGGGCTGACGGGCGGCGCGCCGCTCGTGGCGTACGAGGGGGAGGACACGGGCGCCGGTACGACGATGACCTCGGGCCGCTGGTTCGCCGCGCCGGGCGAGGCCGTCGTCGCCGGGCGGTTCCTGCGTGCCAGCGGGCTGCGCGTCGGGGACGGCCTCGTCGTCTCCGAACAGGGGCGTTCGGCGCGCCTGACGATCGTCGGCGAGGTCTTCGACCTGGGCGACGACGGGATGACGCTGCGCACCGCCGGGCAGTCCGTCGCGGCGCTGGAGTCCCCCTACCTGCCCGCCGTCTTCGGGGTCGAGCTGACGGCGGGGACCGACCGGGACCGCTACCTCGCGGAGCTGAACGGGATCCTGGAGCCGCTGGGCGCGCGGGCCTCGGCCACCGAGGGCCCGTCGTCGAGCGTCCTCTCCGCGATGCGGGGGCTGATCGCGGTGCTCACCCTGATGCTCGTCGCCGTGGCCGGTCTCGGCGTCCTCAACACGGTCGTCCTGGACACCCGTGACCGGGTCCGCGACCAGGGGATCCTCAAGGCGCTCGGGATGACTCCCCGGCAGACCGTGGTCCAGGTCCTGACGGGCGTGGCCGTGATCGGCCTGGCCGCGGGGGCGGTCGGGGCGCCGTTGGGCGCCGCCCTGCACCGCGCCGTGATGCCGGCGATGGGCCGGGCGGCGGGGTTCGCGATCCCGCAGGCGTTCATCGACGTGCACGGTGGGGCGCTGCCCGTCCTGATGGCCCTCGCCGGTGTGCCGATCGCCGTGGCCGGCGCCCTGGCGCCCGCGTTCTGGGCGGCGCGCACCCGTACGGCGCGGGCCCTGCGCGCGGAGTGA
- a CDS encoding carboxylesterase/lipase family protein yields MSDFRRFRRRGALLLPVVLLLLGAAPGPERPVVETDRGPVRGLGHGGYDTFEGIPFAAPPTGRLRWRLPEPVPRWEGVRDAGAPGSRCVQLPAIGPGGPTGSEDCLYLNVTAPAGGTAAGGRGRPVMVWFHGGGFFSGSGDAYRPDRLAARGDVVVVTVNYRLGVFGLFGHPELGGAPGFALADQRAALRWVRANAARFGADPGNVTVFGESAGALSVCAHLTSPASAGLFHRAIVQSGSCSTTTPPRSLLPGLGTYEPFVPERRTVADGALVAARLGCDRPGAVLDCLRDLATDTLATAELMQRFSLVSYGGGVLPLEPRRALEAGRFHRVPVVQGTTQDEMRLFLAQTLAAHPIPDGAAYRARLELSFDAPTARAVEADYPVSAFATPAVAWATALTDVSFVCPTLRDGAALGRHVPVYAYRFSDRGAPDFTGLPQPADLPYGAAHGFELPYLFTIAPLTGPQRQLADRMTDYWTAFAHRGVPTAPGAPRWPRDRTSASALSLAPGAGGIRTVNARAEHHCALWDARWPGVTRAR; encoded by the coding sequence GTGTCCGACTTTCGCCGGTTCCGCCGCCGGGGAGCCCTGCTGCTGCCCGTCGTGTTGCTGCTGCTGGGTGCGGCGCCCGGTCCGGAGCGGCCCGTCGTGGAGACCGACCGGGGTCCGGTGCGGGGCCTCGGGCACGGCGGGTACGACACCTTCGAGGGAATCCCCTTCGCCGCTCCCCCGACCGGTCGACTGCGCTGGCGGCTACCGGAGCCCGTGCCGCGCTGGGAGGGCGTACGCGATGCCGGGGCGCCCGGTTCGCGCTGCGTGCAGCTGCCCGCGATCGGGCCGGGCGGCCCGACCGGCTCGGAGGACTGTCTGTACCTCAACGTCACCGCTCCGGCGGGCGGGACCGCCGCCGGGGGCCGGGGACGGCCCGTCATGGTGTGGTTCCACGGCGGCGGCTTCTTCAGCGGCTCCGGCGACGCGTACCGGCCCGACCGGCTGGCCGCGCGGGGCGACGTCGTGGTCGTGACCGTCAACTACCGGCTGGGCGTCTTCGGCCTCTTCGGCCATCCGGAGCTCGGCGGGGCACCCGGTTTCGCCCTCGCGGACCAGCGGGCGGCGCTGCGCTGGGTGCGGGCGAACGCGGCCCGCTTCGGCGCGGACCCGGGCAACGTCACCGTCTTCGGCGAATCGGCGGGGGCCCTCAGCGTCTGCGCGCACCTCACCTCCCCCGCCTCGGCGGGCCTGTTCCACCGGGCGATCGTGCAGAGCGGATCGTGCTCGACCACGACACCGCCGCGGTCCCTGCTGCCCGGCCTCGGCACGTACGAGCCCTTCGTGCCGGAGCGGCGCACGGTTGCGGACGGCGCCCTGGTGGCGGCCCGGCTCGGCTGCGACCGGCCCGGCGCGGTGTTGGACTGCCTGCGCGACCTGGCCACCGACACCCTGGCGACCGCCGAACTGATGCAGCGCTTCTCGCTGGTCTCCTACGGCGGCGGCGTACTGCCGCTGGAGCCCCGGCGGGCGCTGGAGGCCGGCCGGTTCCACCGGGTGCCGGTCGTCCAGGGCACCACACAGGACGAGATGCGCCTCTTCCTCGCGCAGACCCTGGCGGCGCATCCGATCCCCGACGGGGCTGCCTACCGGGCCCGGCTGGAGCTGTCCTTCGACGCACCGACCGCCCGCGCGGTGGAGGCCGACTATCCGGTATCCGCCTTCGCGACCCCGGCGGTGGCGTGGGCCACCGCACTGACCGACGTGTCGTTCGTCTGCCCGACGCTGCGGGACGGCGCGGCGCTGGGCCGGCACGTGCCGGTGTACGCGTACCGGTTCAGCGACCGGGGCGCGCCCGACTTCACGGGGCTGCCGCAGCCTGCGGACCTGCCGTACGGGGCGGCCCACGGCTTCGAACTGCCCTACTTGTTCACGATCGCGCCGCTGACCGGACCGCAGCGGCAGCTCGCCGACCGGATGACCGACTACTGGACCGCCTTCGCCCACAGGGGCGTTCCGACGGCGCCGGGAGCGCCGCGGTGGCCGCGCGACCGGACTTCGGCCTCGGCGCTGTCGCTGGCGCCCGGGGCGGGCGGGATCCGCACGGTGAACGCGCGGGCGGAGCACCACTGTGCGCTCTGGGACGCGCGGTGGCCCGGAGTCACCAGGGCTCGGTGA
- a CDS encoding ABC transporter ATP-binding protein, whose amino-acid sequence MIDRTADPLIDLCEVTKSYEEGPPALTGVSLQVHPGEALAVLGPSGSGKSTLLNLIAGLDRPTSGGVTVDGVRVDTLSETASARHRRARIGMVFQFFNLLDDLTVADNVLLPAQLAGVPRARAAHRAAELLARLGIERHARAYPGRLSGGERQRVAVARALMNRPPLLLADEPTGALDSASGADVRELLRGLNADGQTIVLVTHDLALAGSCATRTIEVVDGRIARDVGRAVTR is encoded by the coding sequence ATGATCGACCGGACCGCCGACCCGCTCATCGACCTGTGCGAGGTGACCAAGAGCTACGAGGAGGGCCCGCCCGCCCTCACCGGGGTCAGCCTCCAGGTGCACCCCGGTGAGGCCCTCGCCGTCCTCGGCCCCTCCGGCAGCGGCAAGTCCACGCTGCTCAACCTGATCGCCGGCCTCGACCGGCCCACCTCGGGCGGTGTCACCGTCGACGGGGTGCGCGTCGACACGCTGAGCGAGACGGCCTCCGCACGGCACCGGCGCGCCCGGATCGGCATGGTCTTCCAGTTCTTCAACCTCCTCGACGACCTCACCGTCGCCGACAACGTGCTCCTCCCCGCCCAGTTGGCCGGGGTGCCCCGTGCCCGGGCGGCTCACCGCGCCGCCGAGCTCCTCGCGCGCCTGGGCATCGAGCGGCACGCCCGCGCGTACCCGGGCCGTCTCTCCGGCGGCGAGCGGCAACGCGTCGCCGTGGCGAGGGCGTTGATGAACCGGCCGCCGCTGCTGCTCGCGGACGAGCCCACGGGCGCGTTGGACAGTGCCTCGGGCGCCGACGTACGGGAGCTGCTGCGCGGCCTGAACGCCGACGGGCAGACGATCGTCCTGGTCACGCACGACCTGGCGCTCGCCGGGTCCTGCGCGACGCGGACGATCGAGGTCGTCGACGGCCGGATCGCGCGCGACGTCGGCCGGGCGGTGACCCGGTGA
- a CDS encoding NAD(P)/FAD-dependent oxidoreductase codes for MIDLLIAGGGPAGLATAIHGALAGLEVVVVEPRPTPIDKACGEGLMPGGVRHLRGLGVTVTGQPFQGIRYVDGVSGRRAEGLFRSGPGLGARRTELQAALAERAAQLGVRVLPGRIDQVRQDVHQVGAAGLTARYLVAADGLHSPVRRGLGLSAPPAPRRPARYGLRRHYAAAPWSDLVEVHWSARCEAYVTPLAPDRIGVAVLTSDQAPFDAQLARFPVLSARLAAAVGTPVRGAGPLRQGARVRVAGRVLFVGDAAGYVDALTGEGLTLAVTAAGELVRCVRAGRPQAYEQAWRDLSRTYRTLTASLLWARHQPRLAPRIVPLAARLPRVFTRAVNLLA; via the coding sequence GTGATCGACCTGCTGATCGCCGGCGGCGGCCCGGCGGGGCTGGCCACCGCCATCCACGGCGCGCTCGCCGGCCTCGAGGTCGTGGTCGTGGAGCCGAGGCCCACCCCCATCGACAAGGCCTGCGGGGAGGGCCTGATGCCGGGGGGCGTGCGCCACCTCCGAGGGCTGGGCGTCACCGTGACCGGGCAGCCGTTCCAGGGCATCCGCTACGTCGACGGGGTGAGCGGTCGCCGCGCCGAGGGGCTCTTCCGGTCCGGCCCGGGGCTCGGCGCCCGGCGCACGGAACTGCAGGCCGCGCTGGCCGAGCGCGCCGCGCAGCTCGGCGTACGGGTGCTCCCCGGGCGAATCGACCAGGTACGCCAGGACGTCCACCAGGTCGGCGCGGCCGGGCTCACCGCCCGCTACCTGGTCGCGGCCGACGGCCTGCACTCCCCCGTCCGGCGCGGGCTCGGGCTGTCGGCGCCGCCCGCCCCGCGCCGACCGGCACGTTACGGGCTGCGCCGCCACTACGCCGCCGCGCCGTGGAGCGACCTCGTCGAGGTGCATTGGTCGGCGCGGTGCGAGGCGTACGTCACCCCGCTGGCGCCCGACCGGATCGGCGTGGCCGTCCTGACCTCCGACCAGGCCCCGTTCGACGCGCAGTTGGCCCGTTTCCCGGTGCTGTCGGCGCGCCTGGCCGCGGCGGTGGGGACGCCGGTGCGCGGAGCCGGGCCGCTGCGCCAGGGAGCCCGCGTACGGGTGGCGGGGCGCGTGCTCTTCGTGGGGGACGCGGCCGGGTACGTGGACGCGCTGACCGGCGAAGGACTCACCCTGGCCGTGACGGCGGCGGGCGAGCTGGTGCGGTGCGTCCGGGCGGGGCGCCCGCAGGCCTACGAGCAGGCCTGGCGGGACCTGTCGCGCACCTACCGCACGCTCACCGCGTCCCTGCTGTGGGCCCGTCACCAGCCGCGGCTCGCGCCCCGGATCGTCCCGCTGGCCGCCCGGCTCCCCCGCGTGTTCACCCGGGCGGTGAACCTGCTCGCGTGA
- a CDS encoding sensor histidine kinase, which produces MIEAAVRRAGAARADWLRPRPSRMAWAVDALLALALAVATVAGDMNRSYVDIAEPPPGSSGIPLPPPPPPVRMGEVPDPAQLVPLLQHDLPPVEPWELLAAVLTAAPLLLRRRFPLTVYWAVMGATVLFHQGHVAQDATTVVFASGLVAAYSAAMHSPHRISAVLSVLAGMVLTAAFPLIPKVDGGVVPVLVLLPAGFAAHGIHRWRERLRTLREGQHDQLRRAVERERARIARELHDVVTHNVSMMTIQAGAARKVLDASPDQAREAMRAVEAAGRTAMSELRHVMGLLTMSDGGCDGGGDDGAGASDPARDLGLAPQPGLDRLEELAGRVRDSGVPVDLAVRGGRPGLAPGVDLAAYRVVQEGLTNAVRHAAGARVSVTVEYAPGELRVEVADTGGTPRTPVAPGGGRGLVGLRERLAVYGGTLRAGNDPRGGYRLRAVIPVEET; this is translated from the coding sequence ATGATCGAAGCAGCCGTTCGCCGGGCCGGCGCGGCCCGGGCCGACTGGCTCCGGCCGCGCCCGTCGCGCATGGCCTGGGCCGTCGACGCGCTCCTCGCGCTCGCGCTGGCCGTCGCCACGGTCGCCGGCGACATGAACCGCTCGTACGTCGACATCGCGGAACCGCCGCCCGGCAGCTCCGGGATCCCGCTGCCGCCGCCCCCGCCGCCCGTACGCATGGGCGAAGTGCCGGACCCGGCGCAGCTCGTGCCCCTCCTGCAGCACGACCTGCCGCCGGTGGAGCCGTGGGAGCTGTTGGCGGCCGTGCTCACCGCGGCGCCGCTGCTGCTGCGCCGCCGGTTCCCGCTGACGGTCTACTGGGCCGTCATGGGCGCGACGGTGCTCTTCCACCAGGGGCACGTGGCACAGGACGCGACGACGGTCGTCTTCGCCTCCGGGTTGGTCGCGGCGTACAGCGCCGCGATGCACAGCCCCCACCGGATCTCGGCCGTGCTGTCGGTCCTCGCAGGGATGGTCCTCACTGCCGCCTTCCCCCTGATCCCGAAGGTGGACGGGGGAGTGGTACCCGTACTCGTGCTCCTGCCAGCCGGGTTCGCCGCACACGGCATCCACCGCTGGCGCGAACGCCTGCGCACCCTGCGCGAGGGGCAGCACGATCAGCTGCGGCGGGCGGTGGAGCGGGAACGCGCCCGCATCGCGCGGGAACTGCACGACGTGGTGACCCACAACGTGAGCATGATGACGATCCAGGCGGGCGCGGCGCGCAAGGTGCTCGACGCCTCGCCCGACCAGGCCCGCGAGGCGATGCGGGCGGTCGAGGCGGCAGGACGTACGGCGATGTCGGAACTGCGCCACGTGATGGGGCTGCTGACGATGTCCGACGGTGGCTGCGACGGTGGCGGAGACGACGGCGCAGGCGCCTCGGACCCGGCGCGCGATCTTGGCCTGGCCCCGCAGCCCGGCCTGGACCGGTTGGAGGAACTGGCCGGCCGGGTAAGGGATTCCGGCGTCCCCGTCGACCTGGCGGTCCGCGGCGGCCGGCCCGGCCTGGCCCCGGGTGTGGACCTCGCCGCCTACCGGGTCGTGCAGGAAGGCCTGACCAACGCGGTCCGGCACGCGGCCGGGGCGCGCGTGTCGGTGACGGTGGAGTACGCGCCCGGCGAACTGCGGGTCGAGGTGGCCGACACCGGCGGGACGCCGCGTACCCCGGTGGCACCGGGCGGCGGCCGGGGCCTGGTGGGACTGCGCGAACGGCTCGCCGTGTACGGCGGTACGCTGCGAGCGGGCAACGACCCCCGCGGCGGATACCGGCTCCGCGCCGTGATCCCCGTGGAGGAGACATGA